One part of the Vespula pensylvanica isolate Volc-1 chromosome 18, ASM1446617v1, whole genome shotgun sequence genome encodes these proteins:
- the LOC122635441 gene encoding probable small nuclear ribonucleoprotein G, which yields MSKAHPPELKKYMDKRLSLKLNGGRHVIGILRGFDPFMNMVIDESVEECKDGTKNNIGMVVIRGNSVIMLEALDRI from the exons atgagtAAAGCGCATCCTCCAGAACTCAAAAA GTATATGGACAAACGTCTTTCAC TAAAATTAAACGGTGGAAGGCACGTAATTGGTATTTTACGTGGTTTTGATCCATTTATGAATATGGTAATCGATGAGAGCGTGGAAGAATGTAAAGATGGTACAAAAAACAATATTGGTATGGTG GTGATTCGAGGAAATAGCGTTATTATGTTAGAGGCGTTAGATAGAATATga